Genomic segment of Drosophila takahashii strain IR98-3 E-12201 chromosome X, DtakHiC1v2, whole genome shotgun sequence:
aattaattttaagacaAGGTAAACATTTGAAAACGGTAGTTAAATCAGCTGAATAAAAAGAGCTTTCCCCttaacagccaaaaaaaataggaaaaacaaaacaatttgagTTTTGTAAAAAACTTGCACAAAATCCAGACATatgcatattttatattaacattcaaatatttttttcgtcACGTATTTTGTCATGTTTTTgagcatttaattatttaacagTATCTTTCATAGGCTTAcacatatatgtaaatatccCTTATTGTTTATTCATCAGCAATTTTTGCAGtagatttaattcaattaatttttgtttcagcTTCACAGATTTTCCTTACAAGctgaatgaaaaaaaaataaacaaagaacCACCCTAATTACACCCTActtacaaacacacacacccaccttACTTAACCACTAATTGCGTTGAATCTAGCCTAAAAACCCACCGTGATTTTACCTTTAAAGTTAATTGTGGCCTAATTGTAATcgaatgtatttaaatttccgCAGCATCGGCTCCGATTATGGAGTTGCCGCCCCAGAATGTCACCGCTTTGGATGGCAAGGACGCGACTATTTCCTGCCGGGCCGTAGGATCGCCCAATCCGAATATAACCTGGATATATAACGGTGAGTTTTGCAAGGATACTAACCTACAGCATGGctagatgatgatgattataatgctaatatttttttatattttttttatctgtttGCCCGctaaccaaaaccaaaaccaacttGTAATGCTAACAAAACTGCTTGCTGCGtgccaaccaaccaaccaaccacctGCCAAAAAATAACCCATCCATCCGAAATCCAGAGACCCAACTGGTGGATATATCCAGCCGGGTGCAGATACTCGAATCGGGTGACCTGCTCATCTCGAACATCCGATCCGTGGACGCGGGTCTGTATATCTGCGTGCGGGCCAACGAGGCGGGCAGCGTCAAGGGCGAGGCCTATTTGAGTGTTTTGGGTGAGTTCCCCTTTTGCCAACCCCCCAGCCATCCATCCTGCAGGATCCAGTAACCAGCAAGGATCCCCTTCCCACAATTCTAATCTAATTGCCTGCCGCCCGTCTGTTAGTTTCAAGTGCGTCTGTCTAGTCGGGCGCCCTTTGAGTGTTAGCGTTTTAGTTAGCGGggcttttatgttttatatatatatatatgtagccAGCCCTTTTTGAACTCTTTACCGGAATATGGGGGGGACCCAGAGCTTTTAACCCCTGTTAATATAcgcatttaaagtatttaagcTAGTCCGAAAGCATGCACAGTTTAGACTTTGCTTGTCCATTAGTTGTTTCCCTTtcccctttaaaaaaaataaccaaaCTAAGCTTTCAGCATTTTAGTTTCTCTGTTTGCATATTTATGTTTCAGATATTCAAATAACCCTCTGCATatctattgtttatttttgctaaaggataaatatatattaaaatgctATTACCGTTGTAAATGCTACTCAATAAGAAAGCTTTAATAGATTTAAGTAAAATTtactatattataaaataaaataaattcatccttttaatagaattaaattttttgtagcCCTAACTCTTACTTGAGCTAAATAATTCCTCAGTCTACCATCTCGATTTAACCCGCTACTCCCCCATCAATTGTTCAATCGCAGGGCTTTGATGTTGGCACATCCTGCGACTGTTACTGAAATGCTGTCATCCGCCGCCCACCGAAAACTCTTGTGTAACCACAAAAGAGATTCAAATTGAGTTTACTTACCAAAAATTTTCTCCATTAAACAGACAGTTGTTTGTGCACCTGTTTTGGCTTCCCACCCCTCATCCTTTATATGTATATCTATCTACTATCTACCTCTCTATCGCCAAATGATTGCCAATGACATTTTGGtgcacacacagaaaaatatcaatttcaaCTGGCGCTAAGTCActgttaaaaatttcatgattttatatttgaaaagaattctttttgattttataatacatGGCatagtataaaatatttaataggtaTTTTCCTAATACCAAGTATTTTCTTTTAGGTTTAAGTATACGTGTTTTTTTTCCGTGCATCTGCTGCCACATATGTAGGTTGTTATCTGTGCGTTAGTGTGGCCCTAACATCGCATCAAATCAACTAAAATGCATGgtccaataataataatgtatgTCATCAAAGCCGCAGcagccacaacaacagcagcaacatcaacaaggCATAATAATAATGCCAACAACCAAAGCagtgacaacaacaaccacgaTGGGTTCCATTTGAAGTGCTCCCTCCTGGGCAGCGTCAATTGCTTTTGGGATAATACgaaatacgaaaaatacccagaCCTAGTACAATTTCCACACACATGTACGAGTATATGTCTCTATGTTAAATGGGCATATGGCTTTGACTTTTTGCAAGACCAAAAGCGCCAGTGAAACCAGAAAATCCAAAAGcttcaaatgattttttaagggttttgtgtttttgtactGCCTGCCACTCGCCACTCGTTTCGCTCTGTCCATTGTGTTGTTTGTGTAATTAAAGTTGATTTGCACATGCAATATTTTTGGCCCTGAGCACACGAGTGTGTTGTGCGTTTGGCACGTGTGTGCGGTCCTAAAAGGCAGCATCAATGTGCGGCTAATTGGCAAAACGCCGGAATGCGGCCCGTGGACTCTGTGGACTCCGTGGACTGTGGCCACTGGTGCTGATGGCAGTTTTCCATCACCCCTTTAACCCAACAGCCGCCTCCTGGCTTTATTTGTGTGTTGCATAAAACACCATGCACCAGTCGcacaatgaaataaaaagGAGCGAACCGAAGAGGCTCTTTTCTAGGCGGATAGCGGATAGCGATGttttaaatacactttttagtTAAGATATATTAACAATACAGCGGTTTTCAAATCTTTGGCGCCCCCGGGTGGATCGACATCAGTCCTTTATTATTTAGGCATCTAAATGGACttagtattaatatttatacatcaGCTagacagtttaaaagctattaAATGCTATTTCAGTTGAGATATATTAACAATACAGTGGTTTTCAAATCTTTGGCGCCCCCGGGTGGACCGGCATCAACCCTTTGATAAACTTATTATTTAGGCATCTAAATGGACTTAGTATTAATATGTATACTTAAGCTAGACAGTTTAAAAGTTAAGGATACCAATATGTTGTATAATACCTCTTATCCAAGGGTATCACTATAGAGGCTGAATGGCACACCAGGTTCATTTGTGGACCTTTTGCCCGTGCCGTTCAGTGCAATGCAGTGTAGTTCATCTCGTCCCATATGGGGAACAACTTGGCTTATGGCAAACAGAccgacaacaacaagaacaactaTAACACCAGCGGAACGGAACGGAACCAACACCATCGGCAGAACCACCATATAGCACCAGTAGCACCACTACCAATACCACCAACAAATGTCTGGGCCACGGGGCGCGTTGAACTTTTGATGCATGCGGGCCACCAAGTGACTGAaaagagctaaaaaaaagaagaagaagagagtaaagaaaaaaggaagaaaaagcgtaaaataaataaaatcaaaagagAAAGCCATACATAAAGGGAACAAACGAAGGGGGCACATGTGCCTGCCTGCCTGCAAGTGTGCAGTGGTTGGCTCAAAGACTACGCAATACCCTGTAAAGTAAAGATCATTTGAGGGATATAAACtatatagaaaaaatgtattttgaaaAGCTATGAATTGCAGATTAgaaataacatattataaaaattcattttatttattaagactTATGGTTCTGGTTtttataaatgccattaatttaCAGAACTTCCAAAAAGACCCCATAAATTCAGGGTGTTTGCCATACGGGCTTCGTGTGTCAGTTTTAAACTTCATTTTCCCCACCTGGGATTGGGATTCTCTTCGGGTTACGGGATAAGCCGAAAGGGGGCGCCAGTAGCCGGGCAATAAAAGTGGGCGGGCCTGTCGCGACTTGTCATTTGCCACACAACTTGCGGTCGTTTAATCTGCATTGCCGTGTTGTTAATGTGTTCCCATCTCCGCCTCCTTCCCCttatatattttctcttttttatcCTTGCCACTTTCTCTGCTCTCTTTTTCCCCGCAGTGCGGACACAAATCATCCAGCCGCCGGTGGACACAACGGTGCTACTTGGCCTGACGGCCACGCTGCAGTGCAAGGTGTCCAGTGATCCCAGTGTGCCGTACAACATCGACTGGTATCGCGAGGGTCAGTCGGCGACGCCCATCAGTAATTCGCAGCGCATTGGCGTCCAGGCGGACGGGCAGCTGGAGATCCAGGCGGTGCGGGCCAGCGACGTGGGCAGTTATGCCTGTGTGGTCACCTCGCCCGGGGGAAATGAGACGCGGGCCGCTCGCCTCAGCGTCATCGAACTGCCGTTCCCGCCGAGCAATGTGAAGGTGGAACGACTGCCGGAGCCGCAACAGCGCAGCATCAACGTGTCCTGGACACCGGGATTCGATGGCAACAGTCCAATATCCAAATTTATTATCCAGCGACGTGAGGTCTCCGAATTGGGTAAGTTTCGTTGGCCACTTttatctctatatatatatacatacgaacgtatatatattttcccggTAGCGTAGAGTTTTTTGGGTTGTGGTGGTTATGGTTAGTATTGGATTTATGATTTACGAGGAGTGGGGTGAAAGCGTACTCGGTTGCCATTTATAAGCAAAAATGTTGGAcagagaaaataaatactttctatatatatatactaaatGGAAAACTCATTTATAGAAAATACATCTAGTccttaagaatattttttagattttctgctagtttagaaaatatattaacaatAAGTAGACGGTTTTTATTGCTGTTCGAGAAGACTAAAATTTTTTAGATATGAAATACATTAGGAACCACGAACCACAAACTTAATTTAGGAACTCATTACAGTCAAACACAAAGGAAACCAAGATTTTGATCCGTTTCTTTTTGTTCTCTCTTTTCTtccattaaatttgattttgaacAACACCAACCAACTGGAACGAACCGAAATTTTATGAActgtaataattatattaatcgTATTATtgttgtatattgtatttgtacATATTCGTTGTCTAATTTTCAattgtaatttgttgttttgcacTTTGTTTTCATCGCGTTCacatcaacatcaacaacaacaacatcatcacCACCAAACGGAACACGCTGTAATCTACACACTTttcaccaaaaccaaaataatataattgtaCATCACTTTCACCAATCCACCATAACACTTAAATCGCACCTCAATCTCTATATCCCACTCACACACTTTTCACCATTACACTTCACCATAATCCCGCCCGCCTGCTGTTTTTTCCAAACACATTAACATCACAGAAAAATTCGTAGGTCCAGTTCCAGACCCTCTGCTCAACTGGATCACCGAACTGAGCAATGTCTCGGCGGATCAACGATGGATCCTGCTCGAGAACCTCAAGGCCGCCACCGTCTATCAGTTTAGGGTTAGTGCCGTAAATCGCGTGGGCGAGGGTTCGCCATCGGAACCCAGTAATGTGGTCGAACTGCCCCAGGAAGGTGAGTaccgatccaaaaaaaaaaaaccgccaATGATCCCCGCTTTTCGGGGTTCCGATCCTCATTTTGTGCATCTCGTACTATTTAGTATTGTAACGtatattgtgtgtgtgttgtatTGCTTTTCTCTAAGTTGGCTTCATTTGAtttgtgaatatttttaaatttaaagctaatttatttagcgtttttttttttttttttttaaccgaattgataaatatatttattttattaaaactcgTTCAAAGATCTTAAAAGTTTGTAAACCTAACGATTTTAACATTATCTGATTTTActgaaattaaatgtatttaaaatatttattttttttttatactcgttagtttattttgtaaacttgcagtttataaattgtatttgatttcgttgtactgattaaattaaataatatatatattgatatataGCCCGTATATACCCATGTATAGTGTAAAGAACTAATGCTAAATACCCTGTATATGAATTGTACTTTTAACTGCTATCGTTGTCATCACGAAAATGAAATTTGAAAATCGCCGTTGGTCGCCCGCCTGCGCGTAGAGTTTCCGCTTCACCGaggtatatacatatatagccCAGATTCACGTCCCCAGTTTTAAGATCCACAcaaatcacacacacactcgaaaGAAAAAACCCAGAGAGAAGTACAGACTCTCCATTAGGTGGACTAAAAACACATTAAATGATATCCCACTAATATGTATTACCTGTTTAGCTCCTTCCGGTCCGCCGGTGGGCTTCGTTGGATCCGCTCGCTCCATGTCGGAGATCATCTCGCAGTGGCAACCGCCTCTGGAGGAGCATCGCAACGGCCAGATCCTTGGCTACATACTGCGCTATCGCCTCTTTGGCTACAACAATGTGCCATGGTCCTATCAGAATATCACCAACGAAGCACAGCGCAACTTTCTCATCCAGGAGCTGATCACATGGAAGGATTACATTGTACAGATCGCCGCCTACAACAACATGGGCGTGGGCGTTTACACCGAGGGTTCGAAGATCAAGACCAAGGAGGGAGTACCCGAGGCACCGCCGACGAATGTGAAAGTGGAGGCGATCAATTCGACGGCCGCCAGATGCCGATGGACACCCCCCAATCCGCAGCAGATAAATGGCATCAATCAGGGCTACAAGATTCAGGCATGGCAAAGACGATTGATCGATGGCGAGTGGAAGGATATCGAGAGACGGATGAAGACGGTGCCGCCGAGTCTCATCGATCCACTGGCCGAACAGACGGCCATTCTTGGTGGCCTGGAGAAGTtcaccgagtacaatatcagcGTGCTGTGCTTCACGGATCCCGGCGATGGTGTGGCCAGTATCCAAGTGCCCGTGATGACGCAGGATGATGTGCCCGACGAGATCACCGCCTTGCATTTCGATGATGTCTCCGATCGATCGGTGAAGGTTCTCTGGTCACCGCCACGCTATTCAAACGGCATTTTAACAGGCTACACGGTTCGTTACCAAGTCAAAGATCGTCCGGATACCCTGAAATCATTTAACCTGACTGCTGATGATACCGAATTGACGGTGAATCAGCTGCAGGCCACCACACACTATTGGTTCGAGATCTTTGCCTGGACGCGCGTGGGCAGTGGCACTCCGAAAACGGCGACCATTCAATCGGGCGTGGAGCCAGTCCTTCCCCACGCTCCCACCAGCTTGGCCCTGTCCAATATCGAGGCCTTCTCCGTGGTGCTGCAATTTACGCCAGGTTTCGATGGGAACTCGAGCATTACCAAGTGGAAGGTTGAGGGTCAGACGGCAAGGAATATGACATGGTTCACCATTTGCGAGATCAACGATCCCGATGCAGAGACTTTGACTGTCACGGGTCTAGTGCCATTCACCCAATATCGAATGAGATTGAGTGCCAGCAATGTGGTGGGCAGTTCGAAACCCTCGGAGGCTACGAAAGATTTCCAGACCATTCAGGCGAGGCCCAAACATCCGCCATTCAATGTGACGGTGAGGGCAATGAGTGCCCAGCAGCTGCGAGTTCGTTGGATTCCGCTGCAACAGACCGAGTGGTATGGCAATCCCAGGGGCTATAATATATCCTACAAGCAGGTGGTCAAGGCACCCGGCACCGTAAAATATCTACCACGTTCGGTGGTCATCGAAGATCATACGGCCAATTCGCATGTGCTCGACGGCCTGGAGGAGTGGACGCTGTACGAGGTGAAGATGAATGCCTGCAACGATGTGGGCTGCTCCAAGGAGAGCGAGACGGCGGTGGAGAGGACCCGGGAAGCGGTGCCCAGCTATGGGCCACTGGATGTCCAGGCGAATGCCACGACATCGACCACAGTGGTGGTGCAATGGGGCGAAGTGCCGCCGCAGCACAGGAATGGCCAGATCGATGGGTACAAAGTTTTCTATGCGGCGACGGATCGGGAGCAAAAGGTGCTGCACAAGACGATACCGAACAATGCCACATTTACCACAACCCTGACGGAATTGAAGAAGTTTGTGGTCTATCACGTTCAGGTTTTGGCCTACACGCGTTTGGGTAATGGTGCTTTGAGTACTCCACCCATCAGGGTTCAGACCTTTGAGGATACCCCGGGTGTTCCGTCGAATGTTAGCTTTCCCGATGTCACTTTGACCATGGCTCGCATCATCTGGGATGTGCCCATGGATCCGAATGGCGAGATTCTGGCATATCAGGTCACCTACACCCTGAATGGCAGTGCCATGTTGAACTACAGTCGCGAGTTTCCGCCCTCGGATCGAACATTCCGGGCCACCGGTCTGCTGCCCGAGAAGTATTACAGTTTTAGTTGCACGGCCCAGACGCGTTTGGGTTGGGGCAAGATAGCCACGGCACTGGTGTACACCACTAATAATAGGGAGCGTCCGCAGGCGCCGTCAGTGCCGCAGATATCACGCAGTCAGATTCAGGCGCATCAGATCACCTTCAGTTGGACACCGGGAAGGGATGGCTTCGCCCCACTGCGTTACTACACCGTCGAGATGCGCGAGAACGAGGGCAGGTGGCAGCCGCTGCCGGAGCGAGTGGATCCGCTGCTGAGTTCGTACACAGCACTCGGATTGAGACCCTATATGACGTATCAGTTTCGCATACAGGCCACCAACGATCTGGGACCCTCGGCCTTTAGTCGCGAAAGTGTGGTGGTTAGAACTTTGCCAGCTGCTCCGGCCGTTGGAGTGGGAGGTTTAAAGGTGGTGCCCATCACCACGACATCGGTGCGAGTGCAGTGGAGTGCTCTGGAGACGGGAATGTGGAATGGTGATGCGGGAACCGGTGGCTATAGGATTCTGTATCAGCAACTCTCCGATTTTCCCACCGCCCTGCAGTCGACACCCAAAACGGATGTGCACGGGATCAATGAGAATAGTGTGGTGCTATCGGATCTTCAGCAGGATCGAAACTATGAGATTGTGGTGTTGCCGTTTAATTCGCAGGGTCCAggacctgccacgccccccgcggCGGTGTATGTGGGCGAGGCGGTGCCGACGGGCGAACCGCGAGCCGTGGACGCAGCTCCCATTTCCAGCACCGAAGTGCGTCTGCTGTGGAAGCCACCGAAGCAGAGCATGCAGAATGGCGATATTCTGGGCTATAAGATCTACTATCTGGTCACCTATTCACCGCAGGCACTGGAGCCTGGGCGCAAGTGGGAGGAGGAAATCGAGGTGGTCTCGGCCACGGCCACTTCGCACAGTCTCGTCTTTCTCGACAAGTTCACCGAGTATCGCATCCAATTGCTGGCCTTTAACCCAGCAGGAGATGGCCCAAGATCAGCCCCGATTACTGTGAAGACGCTGCCAGGAGTGCCGAGTGCTCCGCTTCATCTGCGCTTCTCGGACATCACGATGCAGAGCCTGGAGGTCACCTGGGATCCACCGAAGTTCTTAAACGGCGAGATTTTGGGCTACCTGGTAACCTACGAAACCACCGAGGAGAATGAGAGTGAGTTCCAGTCAATAATCATTAATCATTGGTTAAACTAAACTTGAATCGCCCACAGAATTTAGCAAGCAGGTGAAGCAGAAGGTATCCAATACCACACTTCGTGTGCAGAATCTGGAGGAGGAGGTAACCTACACTTTTACGGTGCGGGCTCAAACGTCCGTGGACTACGGACCGGGTGTGAGTGAGAATGTGACGACGGGACCCCAAGATGGATCCCCCGTGGCGCCACGAGATCTCATCTTGACCAAGACGCTGTCCAGCGTCGAGATGCACTGGATCAATGGGCCGTCGGGAAGGGGACCCATTTTGGGTTACCTCATAGAGGCCAAGAAGCGGGGTAAGTTGCCGTGTTTCTCTGTAGATCTTGTAGATCTGGTTTTGGAATTGCATTTACTACATAATCTCTCCGTATCTCTCTCCTATTTTGCATTCGATTACTACTACTCTTTGGTGACTTGGTTATAAAATGACAAATTCTTTTCCAAAAActataataacaaaaaactcaaaaaaaacaacatcTTTTGAAATGCTTGCGTAGAAAAAGGAGAGCCGTCATTTGTTTGTAAGTATTGCTGTGCCGTAGaaaatttagaatttaagCAATAATGATTTAggttaattctaaaaaaaagattCCTTAAttcttttatgtatttttttattattattattattagtattttATTGACAAATTTCTTACTAAAActgatttaaaaatctttcctccatttaactatatttttttttcttcgcattataaattagcaaatataattatttaatttaaatctatttatttgaaaCTCTATTTAGTTCCTCTTAATGTTTCCCTATTTTCCAAGCACAAGTCTAACTTTTCTCGCCCATAATCCGCAGACGATTCCCGCTGGACGAAAATCGAGCAGACCAGGAAGGGCATGATGCAGGACTTTACGGTCAGCTATCACATCCTGATGCCCTCGACGGCGTACACATTCCGGGTGATTGCATACAATCGCTATGGCATTTCGTTTCCCGTTTACTCCAAGGACTCGATCCTGACGCCCTCGAAACTGCACCTGGAATATGGCTATCTGCAGCACAAGCCGTTCTATCGGCAAACCTGGTTTATGGTCTCACTGGCGGCCACCTCGATTGTGATCATAGTGATGGTCATTGCGGTGCTGTGTGTCAAGAGCAAGAGCTACAAATATAAGCgtaagtttatattttttaaagagatAATAGCTTTAAATAACTGAGATTCAATTACTTGCAGAGGAGGCCCAGAAGACGCTGGAGGAGTCCATGGCCATGTCCATTGACGAGCGACAGGAGTTGGCTTTGGAGTTGTATCGCTCTCGTCACGGCGTTGGAACCGGCACACTGAACAGCGTGGGCACTCTGCGCAGCGGCACCTTGGGCACTCTGGGCAGGAAGTCCACCAATCGACCGCCGCCGGGCGTCCATCTCGGCAAGAGTCCGCCACGCCCCTCGCCCGCCTCCGTGGCCTACCACAGCGACGAGGAGAGCTTGAAGTGCTACGACGAGAATCCGGACGACAGCAGTGTAACCGAGAAGCCCTCGGAGGTGAGCAGTTCGGAGGCATCGCAGGTGAGTTGAGGGAAAAACAGAGACCAAGTAAAATATGCTATTGCtagaaagaaatatatattaactaCTAACTTTAAACCTAAACCTGAAGCACTTTAGAAACTAAATTGCCCAATTGGTTTACTTAACTTGAATAATACGATATATTTAGAGAAGTAATAACCCAACTAACCCATTACTAACCCAACTAAATTTCAAATTCATTATGTTATTTGAAAGCAACCAAGATTTATCACGAAAAGAACATATTTTACTAAGGACCGTTTGCCTGCTTGATGAATACTAATGCTCAAGACATGTGGACTAGATCGTGTTTCCCTcatgtttttctgtttgtatAAAGTCTTGAGTttctaacaaaaacaaataacgTGTGTTGTTCaatggaattttaatttataatctcaaccattttcattttttcattcAGCATTCGGAGAGCGAAAACGAGAGCGTGCGCAGTGATCCGCATTCGTTTGTGAATCACTATGCCAACGTCAACGACTCACTGCGGCAGTCGTGGAAGAAGACCAAACCGGTGCGGAACTACTCCAGCTACACCGACTCAGAGCCGGAGGGCAGTGCAGTGATGAGCCTCAATGGTGGCCAGATTATCGTCAATAATATGGCCAGATCGAGGGCACCACTGCCCGGCTTCTCGTCGTTCGTCTGACAATCAACCGAGTTCTAAGATCTAAGCACCAGTAGCAACGGCACCGTCATCCGCGAGACCTTTGTCTAGACTTGAGGGCTTCAAAGGAGGAGGAACAAGGGATCCGGAGAAGGAAGACGGAGCTGGGGGCTTGGCTGGGGGCGAGTCGGGACATTGGAGAAGGACACCACACATATCAGACTGGTCCAGGACCTCCAGGCGGCGTCCTCAGCCCCCTCAGCTCTCCGACGATGCGCTGCTACAGGGATAtacgatatatatatatattattacataCCAGACATTCGGTTATAGGTTACCCTGTATgcatttagttttagtttctaGTTACGAGAGATCTGAGATTTGCGAGCATTTATGTGTGCCTTTTAACTTGGGTTGTGTATTTGTGTATTTAAACTATTTGAACTATCTTTTAATCCCCTTGCATCTGTATAATTTTGATCTAAACAGAGATACACAACCCAGTGTGAGAAGCACATTAGTTTTAGCCTGTGTTTCCCAGCATGACTCTGCTCCtatattttagtatttatttttgagtgTTCGAGTGCGAGTGCGGTGCTGTCTGCCACGCCTCCAAACAATGGCATTTATCGGATTAGGGGGGGCGCGACTGAAATCGAATCCGAATCCTGTGATAAACCGATTCTTCGCGCCTTCTTAGGTTTTTCAAATGATATCCAAGTGTGTTCAGCGCGCGTGGCAGGCAGCTTGAACTTTTGAGTGACTGTGCGTGAGTGAGTGCGTGAGTGATGTACGCGTTTAGTCTGGCGCAATctcattatatttaaaaagaaaaaaccgacAAAAAGTTATGTTTTAtgtttaccatttttttttgtgtgtgcgatTAAAGCTAGAAAATCCGGAAGTTTGAAGGCAAGAAGACAAAACGCCGATGCAATCGGTGGTCTGAGCAGAAGAAGAAACCATGAGAAAAAGTTTACGAGAAACGCAAAtcataaggaaaaaaaatatgcaaacgaAGAAACACAAAATTCTATCTTATAAGCAaagataaatgtatttttttttttggacagGCATAAAGATGAAGGCTATAGCTATGGGAATGAGAAGAA
This window contains:
- the sdk gene encoding protein sidekick isoform X6; the protein is MLKSAASSLRRRRPKTTATTAIEMPSLPQSASLLAALLVLCYCDSCSFFCYADANPQPQQQNQNQLVQQQQLQAPRFTTHPSASGSIVSEGSTKILQCHALGYPQPTYRWLKDGVPVGDFSSSQFYRFHSTRREDAGSYQCIARNDAGSIFSEKSDVVVAYMGIFENTTEGRLTVISGHPAIFDMPAIESVPVPSVTWQSEDGPLSYDIKYAFTQANQLVILSADENDRKGYRAKATNTQLGKEESSPYVHLNVSGDPYIEVAPEIIVPPQDVKVKMGTGVVELQCIANARPLHELETIWLKDGIAVETAGVRHTLSDPWNRTLALLQANSSHSGEYTCQVRLRSGGYPAVSASAHLQILEPPVFFTPMRAETFGEFGGQVQLACDVVGEPTPQVKWFRNAESVDAHIESGRYTLNTDNTLVIKKLILDDAAMFQCLAINEAGENSASTWLRVKTSAPIMELPPQNVTALDGKDATISCRAVGSPNPNITWIYNETQLVDISSRVQILESGDLLISNIRSVDAGLYICVRANEAGSVKGEAYLSVLVRTQIIQPPVDTTVLLGLTATLQCKVSSDPSVPYNIDWYREGQSATPISNSQRIGVQADGQLEIQAVRASDVGSYACVVTSPGGNETRAARLSVIELPFPPSNVKVERLPEPQQRSINVSWTPGFDGNSPISKFIIQRREVSELEKFVGPVPDPLLNWITELSNVSADQRWILLENLKAATVYQFRVSAVNRVGEGSPSEPSNVVELPQEAPSGPPVGFVGSARSMSEIISQWQPPLEEHRNGQILGYILRYRLFGYNNVPWSYQNITNEAQRNFLIQELITWKDYIVQIAAYNNMGVGVYTEGSKIKTKEGVPEAPPTNVKVEAINSTAARCRWTPPNPQQINGINQGYKIQAWQRRLIDGEWKDIERRMKTVPPSLIDPLAEQTAILGGLEKFTEYNISVLCFTDPGDGVASIQVPVMTQDDVPDEITALHFDDVSDRSVKVLWSPPRYSNGILTGYTVRYQVKDRPDTLKSFNLTADDTELTVNQLQATTHYWFEIFAWTRVGSGTPKTATIQSGVEPVLPHAPTSLALSNIEAFSVVLQFTPGFDGNSSITKWKVEGQTARNMTWFTICEINDPDAETLTVTGLVPFTQYRMRLSASNVVGSSKPSEATKDFQTIQARPKHPPFNVTVRAMSAQQLRVRWIPLQQTEWYGNPRGYNISYKQVVKAPGTVKYLPRSVVIEDHTANSHVLDGLEEWTLYEVKMNACNDVGCSKESETAVERTREAVPSYGPLDVQANATTSTTVVVQWGEVPPQHRNGQIDGYKVFYAATDREQKVLHKTIPNNATFTTTLTELKKFVVYHVQVLAYTRLGNGALSTPPIRVQTFEDTPGVPSNVSFPDVTLTMARIIWDVPMDPNGEILAYQVTYTLNGSAMLNYSREFPPSDRTFRATGLLPEKYYSFSCTAQTRLGWGKIATALVYTTNNRERPQAPSVPQISRSQIQAHQITFSWTPGRDGFAPLRYYTVEMRENEGRWQPLPERVDPLLSSYTALGLRPYMTYQFRIQATNDLGPSAFSRESVVVRTLPAAPAVGVGGLKVVPITTTSVRVQWSALETGMWNGDAGTGGYRILYQQLSDFPTALQSTPKTDVHGINENSVVLSDLQQDRNYEIVVLPFNSQGPGPATPPAAVYVGEAVPTGEPRAVDAAPISSTEVRLLWKPPKQSMQNGDILGYKIYYLVTYSPQALEPGRKWEEEIEVVSATATSHSLVFLDKFTEYRIQLLAFNPAGDGPRSAPITVKTLPGVPSAPLHLRFSDITMQSLEVTWDPPKFLNGEILGYLVTYETTEENEKFSKQVKQKVSNTTLRVQNLEEEVTYTFTVRAQTSVDYGPGVSENVTTGPQDGSPVAPRDLILTKTLSSVEMHWINGPSGRGPILGYLIEAKKREKGEPSFVYDSRWTKIEQTRKGMMQDFTVSYHILMPSTAYTFRVIAYNRYGISFPVYSKDSILTPSKLHLEYGYLQHKPFYRQTWFMVSLAATSIVIIVMVIAVLCVKSKSYKYKQEAQKTLEESMAMSIDERQELALELYRSRHGVGTGTLNSVGTLRSGTLGTLGRKSTNRPPPGVHLGKSPPRPSPASVAYHSDEESLKCYDENPDDSSVTEKPSEVSSSEASQHSESENESVRSDPHSFVNHYANVNDSLRQSWKKTKPVRNYSSYTDSEPEGSAVMSLNGGQIIVNNMARSRAPLPGFSSFV